In Zunongwangia profunda SM-A87, the following proteins share a genomic window:
- a CDS encoding ABC transporter permease: MIRNHIKIAWRNLLKNSTYSLINIIGLTIGLAACLAVTTVVIDESSYDRFWTKKDQIFRLNSTYKLSADKQTKTTKAFEGWKIALPENFPEAEKVSGIHVFTENFKISKDNSIPVNVLETDSTAWDILDFKIIAGNPKEFQFGVENLVVSESFKNKYFPNEDIVGKELKNQPSYGVKPKSYIITGLIKDIPDNSIFKADVLHISDRREETLFKEGYGTFSQLFLLTKKGTDAKKLQEKVNKWYIEFFDSKNPYLLDFQPVYDIYLNSSFDEKNTNTSEKKLLILGSIAILLLLIACINYINLTTARASYHARNTGIRKVLGANKSHLIQQNLINSLLFFILSGCLALIIYQVSISLIENFIGHSLTKIFTKDISLISIYSLAILILGIFTGLYPAILLSGVRVTSALKNKIIKSGTHQNYIRKGLVIIQFSVSVVVIIAMIVVDRQVELLKNKDIGFNKNNLLGTQYVSWEGKGESFKNELANSPYIESVSLNAWTPGETAGNMTKSLDDPFNPGNKIEIWYLFGDADLAKTLGLELKQGRFLNSEFPGDFLNEDLQFSSDSTDIYKMANTPVLITENTAKLFPENTLNHVFKDLNAKPVGIVKNFNNESLRTAGKPIVIRAMEYDDYGSMLMRIKPGSEEKVVAKINELWQEFYPYKLLEINNVSDLLQKQYDAETKLLQFFSFFSALSLFLAALGVFGLIVQVTEQRVKEIGIRKVLGASVQSIVMLFSKDFLKTIAVAIIIAIPIGWYAMLQWLQDYAYRIEIKWWVFGLAASVVIGIAMLTVGIQSAKKAIINPAKSLKTE, encoded by the coding sequence ATGATCAGAAATCATATCAAAATCGCCTGGAGGAACCTGCTTAAAAACAGCACCTATTCTCTAATCAATATTATTGGCTTAACCATTGGTTTAGCTGCCTGTCTTGCCGTGACCACTGTAGTGATCGATGAATCTTCTTATGACCGATTTTGGACAAAAAAAGACCAGATTTTTAGACTGAATAGCACTTACAAGCTTAGTGCGGATAAACAGACTAAAACGACAAAGGCCTTTGAAGGATGGAAGATTGCGTTACCCGAAAATTTTCCTGAAGCTGAAAAAGTTTCTGGGATACATGTATTCACTGAAAATTTTAAGATAAGTAAGGACAATAGTATTCCGGTAAATGTATTAGAGACAGATAGTACTGCATGGGATATTTTGGATTTTAAAATAATTGCAGGTAATCCTAAAGAATTTCAGTTTGGTGTAGAGAATTTAGTGGTTTCAGAAAGTTTTAAAAACAAATATTTCCCAAACGAAGATATTGTAGGTAAAGAATTAAAAAATCAGCCTTCATATGGAGTAAAACCTAAATCCTATATCATTACCGGGCTAATCAAAGACATCCCAGATAATTCTATTTTTAAAGCTGATGTACTTCATATCAGTGATAGGCGAGAAGAAACTTTATTCAAAGAAGGCTACGGTACCTTTTCACAACTATTTCTGCTAACCAAAAAGGGAACAGATGCTAAAAAGCTTCAGGAAAAAGTAAACAAGTGGTATATCGAATTTTTCGATTCTAAAAATCCATATTTACTAGATTTTCAACCTGTTTATGATATTTATTTGAATTCAAGTTTCGACGAAAAAAACACAAATACGAGTGAGAAAAAGCTTTTAATCTTAGGTAGTATTGCTATTTTATTGCTATTAATAGCCTGTATTAACTACATCAATTTAACAACGGCAAGAGCTTCTTATCATGCTAGAAACACAGGAATTCGAAAGGTACTGGGTGCTAATAAATCCCATCTCATTCAGCAAAATTTAATCAATTCACTGTTGTTTTTCATTCTTTCGGGATGCCTGGCGCTAATAATATATCAAGTTTCTATTTCGTTGATCGAGAATTTTATAGGCCATTCCCTTACCAAGATATTCACTAAAGATATAAGCCTAATTTCAATTTATAGCTTAGCGATTTTAATATTAGGAATTTTCACAGGCTTGTATCCGGCTATTTTACTTTCTGGAGTGCGAGTAACTTCAGCATTAAAAAACAAAATTATAAAATCTGGTACACATCAAAATTATATTAGAAAAGGACTTGTCATAATCCAGTTTTCAGTCTCTGTTGTGGTCATCATTGCGATGATCGTGGTGGATAGGCAAGTAGAGTTATTGAAAAATAAAGATATAGGTTTTAATAAAAATAACCTTTTAGGAACTCAATATGTATCTTGGGAAGGCAAAGGTGAAAGTTTTAAAAATGAACTCGCCAATAGTCCTTATATCGAAAGTGTAAGCCTAAATGCATGGACTCCCGGAGAAACCGCCGGAAATATGACTAAATCTTTAGATGATCCTTTTAATCCCGGAAATAAAATTGAAATCTGGTATCTTTTTGGAGATGCAGATCTTGCAAAGACTTTAGGCCTGGAACTAAAACAAGGGCGTTTCCTTAATTCTGAATTTCCGGGTGACTTTTTAAATGAGGATTTGCAATTCTCTTCAGATTCTACCGATATCTATAAAATGGCAAATACCCCTGTTTTAATTACTGAAAATACCGCCAAATTATTTCCAGAAAACACGCTTAACCATGTATTTAAAGATCTAAATGCAAAACCGGTTGGTATTGTAAAGAACTTTAATAACGAATCACTTAGAACAGCAGGAAAACCTATAGTTATAAGAGCTATGGAATATGATGATTACGGTTCAATGTTGATGCGTATAAAACCTGGCTCTGAGGAAAAAGTTGTTGCCAAAATCAACGAATTATGGCAAGAATTTTATCCTTACAAACTTTTGGAAATCAATAATGTTTCAGACCTATTACAAAAACAATATGATGCCGAAACCAAACTTTTACAGTTTTTCAGCTTCTTTAGTGCGCTTAGTTTATTTCTGGCTGCCCTGGGTGTTTTTGGTTTGATCGTTCAGGTGACAGAGCAGCGCGTAAAAGAAATAGGGATTCGTAAAGTACTTGGCGCATCGGTACAATCTATCGTGATGCTATTCTCTAAAGACTTTTTAAAAACCATTGCTGTAGCCATTATTATAGCAATTCCAATTGGATGGTACGCCATGTTGCAATGGCTTCAGGATTATGCGTACCGCATAGAAATAAAATGGTGGGTTTTTGGCCTTGCAGCTTCCGTAGTAATAGGTATCGCTATGTTAACCGTTGGAATACAATCCGCAAAAAAAGCAATTATTAATCCTGCAAAAAGTTTAAAAACCGAATAG
- a CDS encoding ABC transporter permease, translating to MIRNHIKIAWRNLLKNSTYSLINIIGLTIGLAACLAVTTVVIDESSYDRFWTKKDQIFRVNTINTRDGELLEKRDYAISGTNIALKDFPEVESIATIDQFDTYFSFRNIMGEGTKTKVIQTTPSFLDIFDVEITSGSPNNLVEGTPNIVISESLVKRFFNGSNPVGEIIRDLPSYSNEPNEYLITGIFKDIPENTHLRGQVIYLRKPIKEVLNKQQFGFVQNYYVSLKYDVDKTKFEAKFNNWYSNYTEAEHPDKFELQPLQDIYLKSDFAGNQTYKGSAQKLYILGAIAILLLVIACINYINLTTARASHKMQETGVRKVLGAERFQLISQYLAESGLFFLISGILAFVIYQLSLPGIVSYIDHPLALTFSNSALLFLCAISSIFVLSILTGLYPALLISRINPLASLRKKFRSSGTGQTQFVRKGLVIFQFSISLVVLIAMIVVNQQVTLLKSKDIGFDASNLLSIKYNTWQNKGESFKDELLKSPFIEKASITSWLPSFGGGSMMRRVESPDNTGIEVEICYMFADTDLAETLGLEIEKGRFLSNDFGGDALPQSFYVEMDSVKKAELEKRPSLITAQAAKLLKVDQLNVANKDLEAMPVGIVSNFNNENLRTSAKPIVIQADKNPDRGSLLMRIKPGSEEKVIAKINELWKEFYPYKLLEINNVSDLLQKQYDAETKLLQFFSFFSALSLFLAALGVFGLIVQVTEQRVKEIGIRKVLGASVQSIVMLFSKDFLKTIAVAIIIAIPIGWYAMQEWLQDYAHRIEIKWWVFGLAASVVIGIAMLTVGIQSAKKAFINPAKSLKTE from the coding sequence ATGATCAGAAATCACATCAAAATAGCCTGGAGGAATCTACTTAAGAATAGCACCTATTCACTAATCAATATTATTGGGTTAACCATTGGTTTAGCTGCCTGCCTTGCCGTAACTACGGTAGTGATCGATGAATCTTCTTATGATCGATTTTGGACAAAAAAAGACCAGATTTTTAGAGTAAATACGATAAATACCCGAGACGGAGAACTTTTAGAAAAAAGAGATTACGCAATATCGGGAACTAATATCGCTTTAAAAGATTTCCCGGAAGTTGAGAGTATTGCTACAATCGATCAATTTGATACCTATTTTAGTTTTAGAAATATAATGGGAGAAGGCACAAAAACCAAAGTGATCCAAACCACTCCTTCGTTTTTGGACATTTTTGATGTTGAGATCACTTCAGGAAGTCCAAATAATTTAGTTGAAGGAACTCCAAACATTGTAATTTCAGAATCATTGGTAAAAAGATTTTTTAATGGTAGCAATCCGGTTGGTGAAATCATCAGAGATCTTCCTTCTTACAGCAATGAGCCTAACGAATATCTTATCACGGGGATTTTTAAGGATATTCCTGAAAACACACATCTAAGAGGGCAGGTGATTTATCTGCGTAAACCAATAAAAGAGGTACTTAATAAGCAGCAATTTGGCTTTGTTCAAAACTATTACGTAAGTCTGAAATACGATGTGGATAAAACAAAGTTTGAGGCGAAATTCAATAACTGGTATTCAAATTATACCGAAGCTGAACATCCAGATAAATTTGAGTTACAGCCTTTACAGGATATTTACCTAAAATCTGATTTTGCTGGTAACCAGACCTATAAAGGAAGTGCCCAAAAACTTTATATTTTGGGTGCGATAGCGATTTTATTATTGGTTATCGCCTGCATCAATTATATTAATCTAACTACTGCCAGAGCTTCTCATAAAATGCAGGAAACTGGTGTTAGGAAGGTTTTAGGAGCAGAACGCTTTCAGCTTATCTCACAATATTTAGCAGAATCTGGATTGTTTTTTCTTATTTCTGGTATTCTTGCTTTTGTGATCTATCAGCTAAGTTTACCGGGTATTGTAAGCTATATCGATCATCCTTTGGCGCTAACTTTCAGCAATTCTGCTTTATTATTTCTTTGTGCCATTTCATCGATTTTCGTCTTAAGCATTCTTACAGGCTTATATCCTGCGCTATTGATTTCAAGAATAAATCCTTTGGCTTCACTGCGTAAAAAATTTAGATCTAGCGGCACGGGCCAAACTCAGTTTGTAAGAAAAGGGCTTGTGATCTTTCAATTTTCAATTTCACTGGTTGTACTCATCGCTATGATTGTGGTAAACCAACAAGTAACACTTTTAAAATCTAAAGATATTGGGTTCGATGCTTCTAATCTTTTAAGCATTAAGTATAATACCTGGCAGAATAAAGGAGAGAGTTTTAAAGACGAATTACTTAAAAGCCCGTTTATAGAAAAAGCAAGTATTACTTCCTGGTTGCCCTCTTTTGGAGGTGGAAGTATGATGCGAAGAGTTGAAAGTCCGGATAATACTGGTATTGAAGTGGAAATCTGCTATATGTTCGCTGATACCGATCTAGCTGAAACACTAGGCCTGGAAATTGAAAAAGGAAGATTTTTAAGCAATGATTTTGGCGGTGATGCCCTGCCACAAAGTTTTTATGTTGAAATGGATTCGGTCAAAAAAGCTGAGTTGGAGAAAAGACCATCTCTAATTACCGCTCAGGCTGCAAAACTTTTAAAAGTTGATCAATTAAATGTTGCCAATAAAGATTTGGAAGCAATGCCTGTAGGCATTGTGAGCAATTTTAATAATGAAAATCTTAGAACCAGCGCAAAACCAATCGTAATTCAGGCTGATAAAAATCCAGATCGCGGAAGCCTACTAATGCGTATAAAACCCGGCTCTGAAGAAAAAGTTATAGCCAAAATCAACGAATTATGGAAAGAATTTTATCCTTACAAACTTTTGGAAATCAATAATGTTTCAGACCTATTACAAAAACAATATGATGCCGAAACCAAACTTTTACAGTTTTTCAGCTTCTTTAGTGCGCTTAGTTTATTTCTGGCTGCCCTGGGTGTTTTTGGTTTGATCGTTCAGGTGACAGAGCAGCGCGTAAAAGAAATAGGGATTCGTAAAGTACTTGGCGCATCGGTACAATCTATCGTGATGCTATTCTCTAAAGACTTTTTAAAAACCATTGCTGTAGCCATTATTATAGCAATTCCAATTGGATGGTATGCAATGCAGGAATGGCTTCAGGATTATGCACATCGCATAGAAATAAAATGGTGGGTTTTTGGCCTTGCAGCTTCCGTAGTAATAGGTATCGCTATGTTAACTGTGGGAATCCAATCTGCAAAAAAAGCATTCATCAATCCCGCAAAAAGCTTAAAAACGGAATAA
- a CDS encoding ABC transporter permease, whose amino-acid sequence MLRNYLKIAWRNLQKDKSLFFLNSCGLAIGIASCLLITLYVWDELSYDRYYDNAENIARVVLRGNVNGEELNEAMVAAPVAKTFKEDFPQVKNATRLSTVYNPQILYNNTTFENLRAAYVDPNFFEVFSFKFIKGNAKTALKNPNSVVLTSSEAKKYFGTANPIGKRIKFQDIEQDLEVTAVLTNTPHNTHLQFDVFIPMQNKKSSTSNSWVNSGFATYLALKPGTDLAQLEAQVPSWMKKYISDQVQQAIGISYEEFQKNNKLGLFLQPLTDIHLYSDFAPNTELSPSGDIKYVYIFSAIALFMLLIACINFMNLATATATKRSREVGIRKVLGSDKKQLVTQFLTESLLTTSFATFLAAGIIALLLPTFNDLAGKELQFFSFLNVPTVLLLLAFVIAISLLAGAYPAFVLSSFKPLMALKSKFASSGRKNSLRSGMVVFQFVISAGLILATLVVYKQMQFIQHKN is encoded by the coding sequence ATGCTTAGAAACTATTTAAAAATCGCCTGGCGGAATCTTCAAAAAGATAAGTCTTTATTCTTTTTAAACAGTTGTGGCCTTGCTATAGGTATTGCCAGTTGTTTATTGATAACTCTTTACGTTTGGGACGAACTTAGCTATGATCGTTATTATGATAATGCCGAGAATATCGCCAGGGTTGTGTTGCGGGGTAATGTAAACGGGGAAGAGCTTAACGAAGCTATGGTGGCAGCTCCTGTAGCCAAAACCTTTAAGGAAGACTTTCCACAAGTGAAGAATGCTACGCGCTTGAGTACGGTGTACAATCCGCAAATTCTGTATAACAATACGACTTTTGAAAATCTACGGGCGGCTTATGTAGATCCTAACTTCTTTGAAGTCTTCAGCTTCAAGTTTATAAAAGGGAACGCCAAAACAGCACTTAAAAACCCCAATAGCGTAGTGCTCACTTCTTCTGAAGCTAAAAAGTATTTTGGTACTGCAAACCCAATAGGAAAACGTATAAAATTTCAGGATATAGAACAAGATCTTGAAGTAACAGCAGTGCTCACAAATACCCCGCATAATACCCACTTGCAGTTTGATGTGTTTATCCCGATGCAGAATAAAAAAAGTAGTACTTCAAACTCCTGGGTGAATTCCGGTTTTGCGACCTACTTAGCCCTAAAGCCCGGTACGGACCTTGCGCAGTTAGAAGCCCAGGTCCCTTCTTGGATGAAGAAGTATATAAGCGACCAGGTACAGCAAGCCATAGGTATATCATACGAGGAGTTTCAAAAGAACAATAAGTTGGGATTGTTTTTACAACCGCTTACGGATATTCATCTGTACTCAGATTTTGCACCGAATACCGAGCTTTCCCCTTCCGGAGATATCAAATACGTGTATATTTTTAGTGCTATAGCACTATTTATGTTGCTTATCGCCTGCATAAATTTTATGAATCTGGCTACTGCAACCGCTACAAAACGCAGTCGGGAAGTAGGAATTAGAAAAGTACTGGGATCTGATAAAAAACAATTGGTAACACAGTTTTTAACCGAATCTTTACTCACAACTTCTTTTGCAACCTTTCTGGCAGCAGGTATTATAGCGCTTCTTTTACCAACATTTAATGACCTGGCGGGTAAAGAACTACAGTTTTTTAGCTTTTTAAATGTTCCAACTGTTCTTTTATTGTTGGCTTTTGTGATTGCGATTAGTTTGCTGGCAGGAGCCTATCCCGCATTTGTACTTTCTTCCTTTAAACCCTTAATGGCCCTTAAAAGTAAGTTTGCAAGTAGCGGAAGAAAAAACAGCTTAAGAAGTGGAATGGTGGTTTTTCAGTTTGTGATTTCGGCCGGGCTAATTCTGGCAACCCTTGTTGTCTACAAGCAAATGCAGTTCATTCAGCATAAAAATTAG
- a CDS encoding ABC transporter permease, which produces MGSEKVNSYKDELLRNPGIASVSRSAFVPAGETDNHVQGIFKNNEYLRKFFFYDVDEQYLPTLGLELIKGRNFSAELKNESNKAIINEEAAKILGLGDNPVGKTFKRAADPENEEFTVIGVIKNFHFKSLHNEIDPLVLAYNPYGGLIIKTKNAEVSKILDFAEKKWSKFNSQQAFTYSFLDESFEETYRNEKRMGIILSAFTMLTIFVACLGLFGLITFATEQRFKEIGIRKVLGANIGEIVGMLAADFIKLIFVAFLIAFPLGYYAMQKWLQDFAYRIDLNIWQFILAAIITLAIALITISFKSIKAALQNPVKSLRTE; this is translated from the coding sequence ATGGGTTCAGAAAAGGTGAATTCCTATAAGGATGAACTGCTTAGAAATCCGGGTATAGCCAGTGTAAGCAGGTCTGCTTTTGTTCCTGCGGGAGAAACAGACAATCACGTGCAAGGTATTTTTAAGAATAATGAGTATCTGAGGAAATTCTTTTTTTACGATGTAGATGAGCAATACTTACCTACGTTGGGATTAGAGCTCATTAAGGGGCGGAACTTTTCTGCGGAATTAAAAAATGAATCTAATAAAGCGATTATTAATGAAGAAGCCGCTAAAATTTTAGGCTTAGGAGATAACCCTGTCGGAAAAACATTTAAAAGAGCCGCAGATCCGGAAAATGAAGAATTTACGGTGATTGGTGTTATAAAAAATTTCCATTTTAAATCCTTACATAACGAGATCGATCCTTTGGTACTGGCATACAATCCCTATGGCGGATTAATTATAAAAACCAAAAATGCTGAGGTGAGTAAGATTCTCGATTTTGCTGAAAAAAAATGGTCAAAATTCAACTCGCAACAAGCCTTTACCTATTCTTTTTTAGACGAGTCTTTTGAAGAGACGTATCGCAATGAAAAAAGGATGGGCATCATCTTAAGCGCTTTTACGATGCTCACCATTTTTGTCGCGTGTTTAGGTTTATTCGGGCTAATCACATTCGCAACAGAACAACGCTTTAAAGAAATTGGGATTCGTAAAGTGCTAGGAGCCAATATCGGTGAAATAGTGGGAATGCTTGCCGCAGATTTCATCAAATTGATCTTTGTCGCTTTTTTAATTGCTTTTCCTTTGGGTTATTATGCTATGCAAAAATGGTTGCAGGATTTTGCCTATCGCATCGATTTGAATATATGGCAGTTTATACTGGCTGCTATCATCACATTAGCTATTGCATTAATCACCATCAGTTTTAAAAGTATAAAAGCCGCATTACAAAACCCGGTAAAATCTTTAAGGACGGAATAA
- a CDS encoding ABC transporter permease, giving the protein MLRTYIKIAWRNILKHKGYSTINIFGLSLGMAVTLMIGLWVADELNYNDYYKNKNQIAQVYQNINYNGEIDTDNAIPRPLEFALREEFKDKFKNISMASWEGERFMKADANTLVMHGYSVQPEFGNIIDLQFISGQSGALNDSNSLLLSQTAATTLFGDEDPTGKMLTVDNEYKMMVAGIFKDIPEGNDFAGLDYLMPWSLYANRSWIKNAADQWGNDSFQLFVEVADGVKLSEVSKLIAPLKKNRDPEQVKYNPEFFLWPMNRWHLYTHFDNGQQNGGPIENVWLFGCIGLVVLVLACINFMNLSTARSEKRAMEVGIRKAIGSSKNQLVKQFLSESFLIVILAFILAVGLVLLFLNSFNAISHKSIDFPWDSLAFWTSTLVFISVTALISGSYPALYLSSFKPVKVIKGSFKAGKRAALPRKILVITQFSVSIALVIGTLIVMSQIEFSKNRPIGYDTSGLIQIPLRGAEFWGKSDMMRNAFIASGAVTEMASSSSPSTDVWSTRSGISWVGKPQDFQADFSYSMVSYEYAETLGLEVISGRGFSRDFPSDSSAVLINESAARYMNMQNPVGKILATGEKGVDYTEYKIVGVVKDVIAQSPYNLVKQAVYAFDKYQSASYWSLRLNQNQSMSKNLATVEAVYKNYFPDAAFSYDFVDKEYAKKFATEERIASLAKVFTLLAMLISCLGLFGLASFVAEQRTKEIGVRKVLGASVPNLWLLLSKDFVVLVIIALLIASPIAFYLMQQWIQKFAYRTNISIWVFVAAGAGALVVTLCTVSFQAIKAAVANPVKSLRTE; this is encoded by the coding sequence ATGCTTAGAACTTATATCAAAATCGCCTGGCGGAATATCTTAAAACACAAAGGATATTCAACGATCAACATCTTTGGTTTGTCGCTGGGTATGGCGGTAACGCTTATGATCGGGCTTTGGGTGGCAGACGAGCTCAATTACAACGATTATTATAAAAACAAGAATCAAATTGCGCAGGTTTATCAAAACATAAATTATAACGGTGAAATAGATACCGATAATGCAATTCCGCGTCCGCTTGAATTTGCTTTACGCGAAGAATTTAAAGACAAGTTCAAGAATATAAGCATGGCTTCCTGGGAAGGGGAGCGGTTTATGAAAGCAGATGCTAATACCCTGGTGATGCACGGGTATTCGGTACAACCAGAATTTGGGAATATCATTGATTTACAATTTATAAGTGGTCAATCTGGAGCATTGAATGATAGCAATTCATTATTACTTTCCCAAACCGCAGCAACCACCTTATTTGGTGATGAAGATCCAACAGGTAAAATGCTTACCGTTGACAATGAATATAAAATGATGGTTGCCGGTATTTTTAAAGACATCCCTGAGGGAAATGATTTTGCAGGTTTAGATTATTTAATGCCTTGGTCCCTGTACGCAAACCGAAGCTGGATAAAGAATGCCGCAGATCAATGGGGAAACGATTCTTTTCAGCTATTTGTAGAAGTCGCCGATGGGGTAAAGCTTAGCGAAGTTTCAAAATTAATCGCACCCTTAAAGAAGAATAGAGACCCTGAACAGGTAAAATACAATCCGGAGTTTTTCTTATGGCCTATGAACCGCTGGCATTTGTATACGCATTTTGATAATGGCCAACAAAACGGGGGACCTATAGAAAATGTGTGGCTGTTCGGTTGTATTGGTCTTGTGGTTTTGGTACTGGCGTGTATTAATTTTATGAACCTCAGTACAGCGCGTTCTGAAAAGCGGGCGATGGAAGTAGGCATTCGTAAAGCTATAGGCTCCTCAAAAAATCAACTCGTCAAGCAATTTTTAAGCGAATCCTTTCTGATCGTGATCCTGGCTTTTATACTAGCTGTGGGGCTGGTGCTGCTCTTTTTAAATTCCTTTAATGCAATATCCCACAAAAGCATTGATTTTCCTTGGGATAGCTTGGCTTTTTGGACCTCAACACTCGTGTTTATAAGTGTTACAGCGCTGATTTCAGGCAGCTATCCAGCCCTGTATTTGTCTTCATTTAAACCGGTAAAAGTTATAAAAGGAAGCTTTAAAGCGGGGAAAAGGGCTGCGCTACCTCGAAAAATTCTGGTAATCACACAGTTTAGTGTTTCTATAGCCTTGGTCATCGGCACTTTGATTGTGATGTCGCAGATCGAATTCAGCAAAAATAGACCTATAGGTTATGATACCAGCGGGCTGATACAGATACCGTTGCGGGGTGCTGAATTTTGGGGCAAAAGCGATATGATGCGTAATGCTTTTATAGCCTCTGGGGCAGTAACCGAAATGGCTTCTTCAAGCAGTCCTTCTACAGATGTATGGTCAACACGGTCTGGCATTAGCTGGGTGGGCAAACCTCAAGATTTTCAAGCAGATTTTAGCTACTCGATGGTTTCGTACGAGTATGCAGAAACCTTAGGCCTTGAGGTGATTTCAGGAAGGGGATTCTCCAGGGACTTTCCCTCAGACTCCAGTGCCGTACTCATTAACGAGTCTGCCGCCCGATATATGAATATGCAAAATCCTGTAGGTAAAATTTTAGCCACAGGTGAAAAGGGGGTTGACTATACCGAATATAAAATAGTAGGGGTTGTAAAGGATGTAATTGCACAGTCGCCGTATAATTTGGTAAAGCAGGCTGTCTATGCCTTTGATAAGTATCAAAGTGCGAGTTACTGGAGTTTAAGACTCAATCAAAACCAAAGTATGAGTAAAAACCTGGCTACCGTAGAAGCGGTTTACAAAAATTATTTTCCCGATGCTGCATTTTCCTATGATTTTGTAGATAAAGAGTATGCTAAAAAGTTTGCCACGGAAGAACGTATTGCGAGCCTGGCCAAAGTGTTTACGCTTCTTGCGATGCTTATTAGCTGCTTGGGCTTGTTTGGGTTAGCCTCTTTTGTAGCCGAACAGCGCACCAAAGAAATAGGAGTGCGAAAAGTGCTTGGTGCTTCAGTGCCTAATCTATGGCTCTTACTGTCTAAAGATTTTGTGGTGCTGGTAATTATCGCATTGCTCATCGCATCACCTATTGCTTTTTACCTGATGCAACAGTGGATTCAAAAATTTGCGTATAGAACCAATATTTCAATATGGGTTTTTGTAGCTGCAGGCGCAGGAGCCTTAGTGGTTACCCTATGTACGGTGAGCTTTCAGGCCAT